The following proteins are encoded in a genomic region of Pyrus communis chromosome 11, drPyrComm1.1, whole genome shotgun sequence:
- the LOC137749250 gene encoding protein FAR1-RELATED SEQUENCE 8-like, protein MNGDGSFSPIVQGLSADHDIHITIKEGSPNSEQLLEDENNDLENDCEQLFEIEGNEAESERDDTSDQFFDIESNDHENDQGDINEQLFEIESNNHEISRDDRTLIDDQNGGSQEKDYPPPFVGLEFDSYDDAYNYYNYYAKALGFAIRVKSSWTKRNSKEKRGAVLCCNCEGFKTVKEANSRKKETRTGCLAMIRLRLVESNRWRVDEVKLEHNHLFDPERAQNSKSHKRMDFGAKRKMESTPDVEVRTIKLYRTPVVDAVGYGSSNSNEGETNNQVDRFKRLKLKKGDATAMYNYFCRAQLTDPNFFYVIDLNDEGHMRNVFWIDSRSRAAYSYFNDVVSFDTTCLSNNYEIPLAAFVGVNHHGQTILLGCCLLADETPETYTWLFRAWLTCMSGRPPQTIITSQCKALQSAIAEVFPRAHHRLCSSHVVQSILENMGAIQEHEAFQLILSTTVYDSVKVDEFELAWEDMVKRFRIKDREFIRSLFEDRERWVPAYSKDTFFAVMPNIQNGESTNPFFHSYIHPQTSLEEFLSVYDVILEKKRQEEAHNDHESRELSSMLRTRYYYEVQLSKFYTKDVFRKFQDEVVMMSSCFSITQVHSNGPIVTYMIKEREGEEILRGVRNFEVMYDKAGAEIRCMCSCFNLNGYLCRHALCILNYNGVEEIPFQYILSRWRKDFKRLYVPNLGSNNVDITNPVQWFDHLYRRAMQVVQEGMISQDHYMVSWQAFKETLNKVRLVADKHVQ, encoded by the exons ATGAACGGCGATGGCTCTTTCTCTCCGATCGTCCAGGGTTTGTCAGCAGACCATGACATCCACATCACC ATAAAAGAAGGTTCTCCAAACAGTGAGCAACTGCTGGAGGACGAAAACAATGACCTTGAAAATGATTGCGAGCAATTGTTTGAGATTGAAGGCAATGAGGCTGAAAGTGAAAGAGATGATACAAGTGATCAATTTTTTGACATTGAAAGCAATGACCATGAGAATGACCAAGGTGATATCAATGAACaattatttgaaattgaaaGCAATAACCATGAAATCAGCAGGGATGATAGAACGTTAATTGATGATCAAAATGGTGGATCTCAAGAAAAGGACTATCCCCCACCCTTTGTGGGTTTGGAGTTTGATTCATACGATGATgcttacaattattataattactATGCCAAGGCACTTGGGTTTGCCATCAGGGTGAAATCTTCATGGACAAAACGTAACAGCAAAGAAAAGCGTGGTGCAGTGCTCTGTTGCAACTGTGAGGGTTTTAAAACAGTTAAAGAAGCAAACAGTCGCAAGAAAGAAACAAGAACGGGCTGTCTGGCAATGATAAGGTTGAGGTTAGTGGAATCTAACAGATGGAGGGTGGATGAAGTCAAACTTGAACACAACCACTTATTCGATCCTGAAAGAGCTCAGAACTCCAAGTCGCACAAGAGGATGGATTTTGGGGCTAAAAGAAAGATGGAGTCAACCCCTGATGTTGAAGTGCGTACGATCAAGTTATATCGGACACCTGTTGTGGATGCTGTAGGTTATGGAAGCTCAAACTCCAACGAAGGAGAAACAAACAACCAGGTTGATCGGTTCAAGCGATTGAAACTCAAAAAAGGAGATGCTACAGCTATGTACAATTATTTTTGTCGGGCTCAGCTAACTGATCCGAATTTTTTCTATGTGATTGATCTGAATGATGAAGGACATATGAGGAATGTGTTTTGGATTGACTCCAGGTCTAGGGCTGCATACAGTTATTTCAATGACGTGGTTTCATTTGATACTACATGTCTGTCAAACAATTATGAGATTCCACTTGCTGCATTTGTTGGAGTAAATCACCATGGGCAAACTATTTTGCTTGGTTGTTGTTTGCTAGCTGATGAGACACCAGAAACATATACATGGTTATTTAGGGCATGGCTTACATGTATGTCTGGCCGCCCTCCACAAACGATCATCACAAGCCAGTGTAAGGCCCTGCAAAGTGCTATAGCCGAGGTTTTTCCTAGGGCTCATCATCGTCTTTGTTCTTCGCATGTTGTGCAAAGTATTCTTGAGAATATGGGAGCTATACAAGAACATGAGGCATTTCAGCTGATTTTGAGTACGACTGTATATGACTCTGTAAAAgttgatgagtttgaattggCTTGGGAAGATATGGTTAAGAGATTCAGGATTAAGGATCGTGAGTTTATTCGAAGTCTGTTTGAAGATCGAGAGCGATGGGTTCCAGCTTACTCAAAAGACACATTTTTTGCTGTGATGCCCAACATTCAAAACGGTGAGTCGACAAACCCATTTTTCCATAGTTATATCCATCCACAAACTTCTTTGGAAGAGTTCCTTAGTGTCTATGATGTAATTTTAGAAAAGAAGCGTCAGGAAGAAGCTCATAATGATCATGAGTCCAGAGAATTGAGTTCAATGTTACGAACAAGATACTATTACGAGGTGCAGCTCTCTAAGTTTTACACAAAAGATGTATTCAGAAAGTTTCAAGATGAGGTTGTGATGATGTCTTCTTGTTTTAGTATAACTCAAGTTCACTCAAATGGACCAATTGTAACCTACATGATCAAAGAACGTGAAGGGGAGGAAATTCTGAGGGGTGTTAGGAACTTTGAAGTCATGTATGACAAAGCGGGAGCAGAAATTCGTTGTATGTGCAGCTGCTTTAATTTAAATGGCTACCTGTGCCGGCATGCCTTGTGTATCCTCAACTATAATGGTGTAGAAGAAATACCGTTTCAGTATATCTTGTCACGATGGAGGAAAGACTTTAAGCGGTTGTATGTTCCAAATCTTGGGAGTAATAATGTTGATATCACGAACCCAGTTCAGTGGTTTGATCATTTGTATAGAAGAGCAATGCAAGTTGTTCAGGAAGGGATGATTTCTCAGGATCATTATATGGTGTCTTGGCAGGCATTCAAAGAGACTCTGAACAAGGTCCGTCTTGTAGCAGACAAGCATGTACagtaa
- the LOC137749252 gene encoding protein FAR1-RELATED SEQUENCE 6-like, whose amino-acid sequence MEVASLDGEQVPDGECNEIVTDGDGVLTESDVQNGVTEGRKEFVAPAVGMEFESYDDAYNYYNCYAKEVGFRVRVKNSWFKRNSREKYGAVLCCSSQGFKRIKDVNRLRKETRTGCPAMIRMRLVDSKRWRILEVTLEHNHLLGAKMYKSINKMGSGTKRKSQSSSDAEKRTIKLYRALVIDSGGNGTSNSNIADVRTFSDHPDQLNLRKGDTQAIYNYLCRMQLTNPNFFYLMDFNDDGLLRNVFWIDARCRAACGYFGDVIYFDNTYLSNKYDIPLVAFVGINHHGQAVLLGCALLAGETTESYTWLFKAWLTCVSGHSPQTIITDRCKALQSAIAEVFPRCHHRFGLSHIMKKVPEKLGGLHNYDAIRKALTKAIYETLKVIEFEAAWGFMVQRFGVGDHEWLRSLYEERLWWAPVYLKETFFAGMAAARPGEALSPFFDRYVHKQTPLKEFLDKYELALQKKHKDEALADIESRSSSPTLKTRCSFELQLSKVYTREIFEKFQFEVEEMYSCLSTTQLHVDGPIIIFLVKERVVVEGSRREIRDYEVLYNRTAGEVRCICSCFNFYGYLCRHALCVLNYNGVEEIPSKYILPRWKKDYKRLYIPDQGSSNVDATDRVQWFNQLYRSALHIVEEGVISLDHYKVALQAFEESLDRVHVVEDKHE is encoded by the coding sequence ATGGAAGTAGCCTCTCTTGACGGTGAGCAAGTACCGGATGGTGAGTGCAATGAGATCGTAACTGATGGAGATGGTGTTTTGACCGAATCAGATGTTCAAAATGGTGTCACTGAAGGAAGAAAGGAATTTGTTGCACCTGCAGTGGGAATGGAGTTTGAGTCTTATGATGATGCTTATAATTATTACAACTGCTATGCTAAGGAAGTGGGATTTCGCGTTAGAGTGAAGAATTCATGGTTTAAGAGGAACAGCAGAGAGAAGTATGGTGCCGTGCTTTGTTGCAGCAGCCAGGGTTTCAAAAGAATTAAAGATGTGAACCGTTTGAGAAAGGAAACGAGAACTGGATGCCCTGCAATGATAAGGATGAGATTAGTGGACTCCAAAAGGTGGAGGATACTAGAAGTTACACTTGAGCATAACCACTTGTTAGGTGCTAAAATGTACAAATCAATTAACAAGATGGGAAGCGGAACTAAAAGGAAGTCACAGTCAAGTTCAGATGCAGAAAAACGAACAATTAAGTTGTACCGAGCACTTGTAATAGATTCAGGGGGCAATGGGACCTCAAATTCGAATATAGCAGATGTCAGGACTTTTTCTGATCATCCGGATCAGTTGAACCTTAGAAAAGGTGATACACAAGCAATCTATAATTACCTTTGCCGAATGCAGTTGACCAATCCTAACTTCTTTTACTTGATGGATTTTAACGATGACGGGCTGCTAAGGAATGTGTTCTGGATTGACGCTAGGTGCAGGGCAGCATGTGGTTATTTTGGTGATGTGATATACTTTGACAACACATATTTGTCAAACAAGTATGACATCCCACTTGTGGCGTTTGTAGGGATCAATCACCATGGCCAGGCAGTATTGCTTGGTTGTGCTCTACTTGCTGGGGAGACGACGGAATCTTATACTTGGTTGTTCAAAGCTTGGCTTACATGTGTATCAGGACATTCTCCACAAACAATTATTACTGACAGGTGCAAGGCTTTGCAGAGTGCAATTGCAGAGGTATTTCCAAGATGTCATCATCGTTTTGGTTTATCACACATCATGAAGAAGGTTCCAGAAAAACTGGGAGGGTTGCACAACTATGATGCCATCAGGAAGGCATTGACTAAAGCCATTTATGAAACTCTGAAGGTGATCGAATTCGAAGCAGCCTGGGGGTTCATGGTTCAGCGTTTTGGAGTCGGTGATCATGAGTGGCTTCGATCTTTATATGAAGAACGGCTTTGGTGGGCTCCGGTTTATTTGAAAGAGACATTTTTTGCTGGAATGGCGGCTGCGCGTCCGGGTGAAGCCTTAAGTCCATTTTTTGACAGATATGTACACAAACAAACTCCACTGAAAGAATTTCTTGATAAGTATGAACTGGCTCTCCAAAAGAAGCATAAGGACGAAGCTCTTGCAGATATCGAGTCAAGAAGCTCGAGTCCcacattgaaaacaagatgtTCCTTTGAGTTACAGCTTTCAAAAGTTTACACTAGAGAAATATTCGAGAAGTTCCAATTTGAAGTGGAGGAGATGTATTCTTGTCTTAGCACTACACAATTACATGTTGATGGGCCAATCATAATATTCTTGGTCAAGGAGCGTGTTGTCGTCGAGGGAAGTAGGCGAGAGATAAGAGATTATGAAGTCCTGTACAACAGAACAGCCGGTGAGGTTCGTTGCATTTGCAGCTGCTTTAACTTTTACGGGTATTTATGTCGGCATGCATTGTGTGTGCTTAATTATAACGGGGTAGAGGAGATCCCTTCGAAGTACATTTTGCCGCGATGGAAGAAGGATTACAAGCGTTTATATATTCCAGATCAAGGGTCCAGCAATGTTGACGCCACTGACCGCGTGCAATGGTTCAATCAGTTGTATAGAAGTGCCTTGCACATTGTAGAGGAAGGTGTGATTTCTCTTGACCATTACAAAGTAGCATTGCAAGCATTCGAAGAGTCGTTGGATCGGGTTCATGTTGTAGAAGACAAGCATGAATAA